One segment of Rhodopirellula baltica SH 1 DNA contains the following:
- a CDS encoding Ppx/GppA phosphatase family protein: MDNPLSPRSTATAPHINTATSHIATPPLDSSPRTVAAIDIGATSIRMAIAEILHDGSVRTLESLLQPVDLGRDAFETRRLSRKGIERAAAVLRRFRRVLREYGIDSTNDIRVVATSAVREASNRVAFIDRVYVATGLDVEPIDEAEVNRITYMGITPQLMALAETAESKSLVVEVGGGSTELLVIRGGNVLHSESFRLGSLRLLQTLDASGARGVRWRELLETHIRRILVRIGDQVRTDTQLHLVAIGGDIRFAAHRLIEDWDETNLARVPVDKLEELTKQILEMGEDAVVKKFGATFVEAETLAPALLAYTMLARHFDLKHILVSDINLRDGLLADIVQGGNWTSEFRQQIIRSAVSLGRKYQIDEIHSRAVAELARRLFEELAKEHQLDARYEVLLYVSALLHEVGLYISLHSNHKHAYYIIRNSELFGLSQQELMLVALVARYHRRASPQSNHEGYGSLDRHDRVAVAKMAAILRLAIALDDTRSGRIREINVTQEGKRLVISAPGVDDVSLEQIAMRSHSGLFQDIFGKPVLLRPEVK; the protein is encoded by the coding sequence ATGGACAATCCACTCTCACCGCGAAGTACAGCGACCGCGCCGCACATCAACACGGCGACCTCGCACATCGCGACGCCGCCGCTGGATAGTTCGCCAAGAACCGTTGCCGCGATTGACATTGGTGCGACTAGCATTCGAATGGCCATCGCTGAGATTCTGCACGACGGAAGTGTGCGAACCCTCGAATCACTGCTGCAACCGGTCGACCTCGGTCGCGATGCGTTCGAAACACGCCGTCTGTCTCGCAAGGGCATCGAACGAGCCGCCGCGGTGTTAAGACGTTTCCGCCGAGTCCTGCGGGAATACGGCATCGACTCAACCAACGACATTCGCGTTGTTGCCACCAGCGCCGTTCGCGAAGCCAGCAACCGCGTGGCGTTCATCGACCGAGTTTATGTGGCAACCGGTTTGGATGTCGAACCGATCGACGAAGCCGAAGTGAATCGCATCACTTACATGGGCATCACGCCGCAACTGATGGCTTTGGCGGAAACCGCCGAGAGCAAATCATTGGTGGTGGAAGTCGGTGGAGGCAGCACCGAGTTGCTCGTCATCCGCGGCGGCAACGTGTTGCATAGCGAGTCATTTCGTTTGGGGTCGCTGCGACTGCTGCAAACGCTCGATGCATCCGGTGCTCGCGGCGTCCGCTGGCGGGAGTTGTTGGAAACTCACATTCGCCGAATTTTGGTTCGGATCGGTGATCAAGTTCGCACGGACACGCAATTGCACTTGGTCGCGATCGGTGGCGACATCCGATTTGCCGCTCACCGATTGATCGAAGATTGGGACGAAACCAATCTGGCTCGTGTTCCCGTCGACAAGCTTGAAGAACTGACCAAGCAAATCCTCGAAATGGGCGAAGACGCGGTCGTCAAAAAATTTGGGGCGACCTTTGTCGAGGCGGAAACGCTCGCTCCAGCACTGCTGGCTTACACGATGTTGGCTCGGCACTTTGACCTAAAGCACATTCTGGTCAGCGATATCAATTTGCGGGATGGTTTGCTGGCCGACATCGTGCAGGGCGGCAATTGGACCAGCGAATTCCGTCAACAGATCATTCGCTCGGCAGTATCACTCGGACGCAAATACCAAATCGACGAGATCCATTCACGGGCCGTCGCGGAGCTGGCTCGCCGTTTGTTCGAAGAGCTTGCCAAAGAACATCAGCTGGACGCTCGTTACGAAGTGTTGCTGTACGTGTCGGCGTTGCTACATGAAGTCGGCTTATACATCAGCCTGCACAGCAACCACAAACACGCTTACTACATCATCCGTAACAGCGAACTGTTTGGGCTGTCTCAGCAAGAGTTGATGCTGGTGGCGTTGGTCGCTCGGTATCACCGCAGGGCTTCACCCCAAAGCAACCATGAAGGATACGGATCACTGGACCGACACGACCGAGTGGCGGTGGCCAAGATGGCAGCAATCTTGCGATTGGCGATCGCGTTGGATGACACACGCAGCGGACGAATTCGCGAAATCAATGTGACGCAAGAAGGCAAGCGTTTGGTCATCTCGGCACCGGGGGTCGACGATGTCTCGCTGGAACAAATCGCGATGCGAAGCCATTCCGGATTGTTCCAAGACATCTTCGGCAAACCCGTCCTACTGAGACCCGAGGTGAAGTGA
- a CDS encoding HAD family hydrolase, translated as MTPDIRFVYFDLGNILVSFDRNLASDNVADLFGGTREASDEILHTGGLQNQLETGLISEDEFAQAVRDAYATLVQPNGMVATGDIMRAISDMFTPIESMVAVLQSLRAAKVPIGILSNTCAAHWNWVNGRDWEIMSGPFDVQVVSYETRSMKPDRVIYETAMKLASECLAMRPDEGDNAELRPEEILFVDDREENVEAALAHGWKAEVCLGGEQAIDVLRRHGFDVPLASTA; from the coding sequence ATGACGCCCGACATTCGATTTGTTTACTTCGACCTCGGGAACATCCTGGTCTCGTTCGATCGCAATCTTGCCAGCGACAACGTGGCGGACTTGTTCGGTGGAACCCGCGAAGCGTCCGATGAAATTCTTCACACGGGCGGATTGCAGAATCAGCTGGAAACCGGCCTGATCTCGGAAGATGAATTCGCGCAAGCGGTTCGCGATGCTTACGCGACGTTGGTGCAACCTAATGGGATGGTCGCAACAGGCGACATCATGCGGGCGATCAGTGACATGTTCACACCGATCGAGTCGATGGTTGCCGTTCTGCAATCATTGCGTGCGGCGAAGGTTCCGATCGGAATCCTCAGCAACACGTGTGCGGCTCATTGGAACTGGGTCAACGGCCGTGACTGGGAAATCATGAGCGGTCCGTTTGACGTGCAAGTCGTCAGCTACGAGACCCGGAGCATGAAACCGGACCGCGTCATTTATGAAACGGCGATGAAGTTGGCCAGCGAGTGCTTGGCAATGCGACCGGACGAAGGCGACAATGCTGAATTGCGACCGGAAGAAATTCTCTTCGTCGACGATCGCGAGGAAAACGTGGAAGCCGCACTCGCTCACGGATGGAAGGCGGAAGTGTGTTTGGGCGGTGAACAAGCAATCGATGTTTTGCGACGACACGGATTTGATGTCCCTCTCGCATCCACCGCATAG
- a CDS encoding 3-keto-disaccharide hydrolase, producing the protein MSTPVLSSAKAPSAHVTAALMLAVVWVTMGQGTQAQDQPKLATTVAEPVEDLGVSDEEFKTRSRSLFDGQILAGFEGDASWFRIEDESIVAGRLDQPIPKNQFLATTEKFDNFEFRAEIRMRGEGRNAGIQFRSRRPTKRDEVPSHEMIGYQADAGYSAERSIWGALYDESRRRRMLQLPEPPFEVEWKQPAAGQGTATKTSEQADQDSQPATPEQTDRPEQTDWVEMRIVCHGPRIQISLNGIQTVDYIETEEGIPQVGVIALQIHSGKPAEAWYRNLRILGLD; encoded by the coding sequence ATGAGCACACCCGTTTTGTCGTCCGCGAAAGCCCCTTCAGCTCATGTCACCGCGGCGTTGATGCTGGCGGTCGTCTGGGTGACGATGGGGCAGGGCACTCAAGCCCAAGACCAGCCCAAATTGGCGACGACGGTGGCAGAACCGGTCGAAGATCTCGGTGTCAGCGACGAAGAATTCAAGACTCGAAGTCGTTCGTTGTTCGACGGGCAAATCCTGGCGGGATTCGAAGGGGATGCTTCGTGGTTCCGGATCGAGGACGAATCGATCGTCGCGGGCCGGTTGGACCAACCGATCCCAAAGAACCAGTTCTTGGCCACGACCGAGAAGTTTGACAATTTCGAATTTCGAGCTGAGATCCGAATGCGCGGTGAAGGCCGCAACGCCGGGATCCAGTTCCGGTCTCGACGTCCGACCAAACGCGACGAAGTGCCATCCCATGAGATGATTGGCTACCAAGCCGACGCAGGCTATTCCGCCGAGCGATCCATTTGGGGCGCGTTGTATGACGAATCACGACGTCGTCGGATGCTGCAATTGCCCGAACCACCATTCGAAGTCGAGTGGAAGCAACCGGCAGCAGGGCAGGGCACCGCAACCAAAACATCCGAACAAGCCGACCAGGACTCACAACCAGCGACACCGGAACAAACCGACCGGCCCGAACAAACCGACTGGGTCGAGATGCGGATCGTGTGCCATGGACCTCGAATTCAGATCAGCCTCAACGGTATTCAGACGGTTGACTACATTGAAACCGAAGAAGGCATTCCTCAGGTCGGCGTGATCGCATTGCAAATTCATTCCGGAAAACCCGCGGAAGCTTGGTATCGAAATCTTCGCATTCTCGGACTGGACTGA
- the ilvD gene encoding dihydroxy-acid dehydratase, whose product MTASQPESDSNALNKYSSKITQPKSQGASQAMLYATGMSSEDMNKPQVGIGSMWYEGNSCNMHLLDLAADVKAGVTDAGMVGMRFNTIGVSDGISMGTDGMSFSLQSRDLIADSIETIMGAQWYDALITLPGCDKNMPGCLMAMGRLNRPSIMVYGGTIKPGSYRDEKLDIVSAFQCYGQFIAGQISEEERSEIVRRSCPGAGACGGMYTANTMATAIEALGMALPYSASIPAEHPEKKEECKRAGLAILELLKKDIKPRDIMTRGAFEDAMVTLMALGGSTNAVLHLIAMARSVDVPLTIEDFQSVSDRTPFLADLKPSGKFVQEDLHSVGGTPAVMKYLLEKGMIKGEHMTVTGKTLAENLADLPGLKTGQKIVSTVEEPIKKSGHIRILKGSLATEGAVAKITGKEGLQFSGPARVYDNEELMLAALEQKQIQKGDVVVIRYEGPKGGPGMPEMLTPTSAIMGAGLGSDVAMLTDGRFSGGSHGFIVGHITPEAQVGGPIALIEDGDTITIDAETNSLDLEVDAAELEARRSKWTAPPLKATRGTLYKYIKCVKSASEGCVTDE is encoded by the coding sequence ATGACCGCGTCTCAGCCTGAATCCGATTCCAATGCACTGAACAAGTACAGCAGCAAGATCACCCAGCCGAAAAGCCAGGGTGCGTCGCAGGCGATGCTTTACGCCACCGGCATGTCCTCGGAGGATATGAACAAGCCTCAAGTCGGCATCGGCAGCATGTGGTACGAGGGCAACAGCTGCAACATGCACCTGCTCGATCTCGCAGCGGATGTTAAAGCTGGAGTCACCGACGCCGGAATGGTCGGAATGCGTTTCAACACCATCGGTGTCTCGGACGGCATCTCGATGGGGACCGACGGGATGAGCTTCTCACTGCAAAGTCGCGACCTGATCGCCGACTCGATCGAGACGATCATGGGGGCGCAGTGGTACGACGCGTTGATCACCCTGCCCGGCTGCGACAAGAACATGCCCGGCTGTTTGATGGCGATGGGACGTCTGAACCGTCCTTCCATCATGGTCTACGGTGGAACGATTAAACCTGGCAGCTACCGCGACGAGAAGCTGGACATCGTCAGCGCGTTCCAGTGCTACGGCCAGTTCATCGCGGGACAAATCAGCGAAGAAGAACGCAGTGAAATCGTTCGCCGCAGTTGCCCAGGTGCGGGAGCATGCGGCGGCATGTACACCGCCAACACGATGGCCACCGCAATCGAAGCCTTGGGCATGGCCCTGCCCTACTCCGCCAGCATCCCTGCAGAGCATCCAGAAAAGAAAGAGGAATGCAAACGTGCCGGTTTGGCCATCCTCGAACTGTTGAAGAAGGACATCAAGCCTCGCGACATCATGACTCGCGGTGCATTCGAAGACGCGATGGTGACATTGATGGCACTGGGCGGCAGCACCAACGCGGTGCTTCACTTGATCGCGATGGCTCGCAGCGTCGATGTGCCACTGACGATTGAAGACTTCCAATCGGTCAGCGACCGCACACCTTTCTTGGCCGACCTGAAACCCAGCGGCAAGTTCGTTCAAGAAGACCTGCACAGCGTCGGTGGCACGCCCGCGGTGATGAAGTACTTGCTCGAAAAGGGCATGATCAAAGGCGAGCACATGACCGTCACCGGCAAGACTCTCGCGGAGAACCTGGCCGATTTGCCTGGTTTGAAGACCGGCCAAAAGATCGTGTCGACGGTCGAAGAGCCGATCAAAAAATCGGGTCACATTCGAATCCTGAAAGGATCACTGGCCACGGAAGGCGCGGTCGCGAAAATCACTGGCAAAGAAGGTCTGCAGTTCAGCGGACCGGCTCGTGTCTATGACAATGAGGAATTGATGCTCGCCGCTTTGGAACAAAAGCAGATTCAAAAGGGTGACGTCGTTGTGATCCGCTACGAAGGTCCCAAGGGCGGACCCGGCATGCCTGAGATGTTGACTCCAACCAGTGCCATCATGGGTGCTGGTTTGGGAAGCGACGTCGCGATGCTGACTGACGGCCGTTTCAGCGGCGGTAGTCACGGGTTCATCGTGGGGCACATCACTCCCGAAGCACAAGTTGGTGGTCCGATCGCATTGATCGAAGATGGAGACACGATCACGATTGATGCCGAAACCAACTCGTTGGACTTAGAAGTCGATGCGGCTGAATTGGAAGCCCGCCGATCCAAGTGGACCGCACCGCCACTGAAAGCCACCCGCGGAACGCTCTACAAGTACATCAAGTGCGTGAAGAGCGCCAGCGAAGGCTGCGTCACCGACGAGTGA
- a CDS encoding sulfatase: protein MLATLIACIANHATPANAETQSNPSKPNVLFIAVDDLASALGCYGDVVAKTPNIDRLAATGVCFRRAYNQLPLCNPTRASVMTGLRPDQIKVYDLDRHFRDEVPNVITLSQAFQQAGYFAARVGKIYHYNVPASIGTDGFDDPPSWNQTVNPKGRDKDDEHLIFNAEPHRKISGALSWLAADGEDEEQTDGMIATEAIRIMREKKDEPFFLGVGFFRPHTPYVAPKKYFDMYPLESLRLPFAPAGDREDIPTAAFAHNCPVPNYGLDETTLLKATQAYYACVSFIDAQVGRLLDALEEQGLADNTIVVFWSDHGYHLGEHNGVWQKRTLFEEGAKAPLIIRDPSQLGLGSCNRIVEFVDIYPTLTDVAGIESPSGLAGRSLKPLLNDPVANWNGTAITQVLRPADDRLPEQVMGCSIRTHRYRYTEWAEGRHGVELYDHQSDPNEFHNLALDPDERAVAVIRRLRPLLRAKASGETPTVPVNPARL, encoded by the coding sequence ATGCTCGCCACACTCATCGCGTGCATTGCCAATCACGCGACCCCGGCAAACGCGGAAACGCAATCCAATCCCTCCAAACCCAACGTGCTGTTCATCGCCGTCGACGACCTAGCATCGGCATTGGGGTGCTACGGCGATGTGGTTGCCAAGACACCCAACATCGATCGCTTGGCAGCGACGGGAGTCTGTTTCCGCCGAGCGTACAACCAACTGCCACTGTGCAATCCGACTCGCGCGTCCGTGATGACGGGTCTGCGTCCCGATCAAATCAAAGTCTACGACCTCGATCGACATTTTCGTGACGAAGTGCCAAACGTCATCACGTTGTCGCAAGCGTTTCAACAGGCCGGCTACTTTGCAGCTCGAGTTGGCAAGATCTATCACTACAACGTGCCAGCGTCGATCGGAACGGATGGCTTTGACGATCCACCCTCGTGGAACCAAACGGTCAATCCAAAGGGACGTGACAAAGACGACGAGCATCTCATTTTCAATGCCGAACCGCATCGCAAGATCAGTGGCGCACTCAGTTGGTTGGCTGCCGACGGGGAGGACGAAGAACAGACCGATGGCATGATCGCGACGGAAGCCATCCGAATCATGCGAGAGAAGAAAGATGAACCATTCTTTTTGGGTGTCGGTTTCTTTCGACCACACACACCTTATGTCGCACCGAAGAAATACTTCGACATGTACCCGCTGGAGTCACTGCGATTGCCCTTCGCTCCCGCCGGTGATCGCGAGGACATTCCCACGGCGGCGTTCGCTCACAATTGCCCGGTTCCCAATTATGGACTCGATGAAACAACGCTGTTGAAAGCGACTCAGGCTTACTACGCGTGCGTGTCGTTTATCGACGCTCAAGTCGGACGCTTGCTCGATGCACTGGAAGAACAGGGACTGGCCGACAACACGATCGTGGTGTTCTGGAGCGATCACGGTTACCACCTCGGCGAACACAATGGTGTTTGGCAGAAGCGAACGCTGTTCGAAGAAGGAGCCAAAGCGCCGCTGATCATTCGCGATCCATCGCAGTTGGGACTTGGTTCCTGCAATCGCATCGTCGAGTTCGTTGACATCTATCCAACGCTCACGGATGTGGCTGGGATTGAATCACCGAGCGGATTGGCAGGTCGCAGCTTGAAGCCTTTGCTGAACGATCCGGTTGCCAACTGGAACGGCACGGCAATCACGCAAGTCTTGCGTCCCGCGGACGATCGGTTGCCCGAGCAAGTGATGGGATGCAGCATTCGCACGCATCGCTATCGATACACCGAATGGGCCGAAGGTCGGCACGGGGTCGAGTTGTACGACCACCAAAGCGACCCGAATGAATTCCACAACTTGGCCTTGGATCCGGATGAGCGGGCGGTTGCCGTCATCCGTCGATTGCGTCCGTTACTGCGAGCGAAAGCGTCGGGTGAGACCCCGACGGTGCCGGTCAATCCGGCTCGGTTGTAA
- a CDS encoding arylsulfatase — MVDLDCNCPHTIPIIDHSMHHRIWILLAACLTTCSPAWAQTASESRPNVILVVTDDQGYGDMSCHGNPWLNTPNLDRLATQSVRLENFHVDPFCTPTRAALMTGRYCTRVGAWAVTEGRQLLDPDETTMAETFRESGYRTGMFGKWHLGDPPPFAPRERGLETVVRHMAGGADEIGNPTGNDYFDDTYYRNGTPESFDGYCTDIWFEEAIDFIQKESEQPFFAYIPTNAMHSPYLVADRYSDPFKRQGIEPQRAAFYGMIQNFDENLGRLLKRLDQDNLRDNTMLIFMSDNGTAQGASEQNRKVGFNAGMRGKKGSVYEGGHRVPCFASWPAKWDGNRPVDQLTCHRDWLPTLIELCDLKRPADVTFDGRSMAGLLSHSSQQWPERTLVIERQPDNVVSATKTQGRAQPPFVVLTDRWRLVRDELYDIQNDPGQIKNIAAEYPEVVRELRAEYDAYFEDVHGSRKDVIRFVVGKDTTPMLITVRDWHPTEGRVIWKPSQLPDSSLLINGFWEIEVAEAGRYAIKLQRFPGDALAPIQADQARLRVGSIEQTRTLKPEDPSVTFEIDLPAGPHRLQTWLRDAASQKTRGAYFVEFTKVGPSEASSRR; from the coding sequence ATAGTTGACCTCGATTGCAATTGTCCCCACACCATTCCGATCATCGACCACTCCATGCACCATCGAATTTGGATCCTACTCGCCGCCTGCCTGACGACTTGCTCTCCCGCCTGGGCTCAAACCGCGAGCGAGTCCCGTCCCAACGTGATCTTGGTGGTGACCGACGACCAGGGTTACGGCGACATGTCTTGCCACGGCAACCCTTGGCTCAACACACCCAACTTGGACCGCCTCGCGACGCAAAGCGTGCGGCTGGAAAACTTTCACGTCGATCCGTTTTGCACGCCCACCCGAGCCGCATTGATGACGGGCCGTTACTGCACACGTGTGGGTGCTTGGGCGGTCACCGAAGGTCGCCAGTTGCTCGATCCCGACGAAACAACCATGGCCGAAACTTTCCGCGAATCGGGCTATCGCACTGGCATGTTTGGCAAGTGGCACCTGGGTGACCCGCCGCCGTTTGCACCTCGCGAGCGAGGGCTTGAAACCGTGGTCCGGCACATGGCGGGCGGGGCAGACGAGATTGGAAACCCGACCGGCAATGACTACTTCGATGACACCTACTACCGAAACGGAACACCTGAATCGTTCGACGGATACTGCACCGATATCTGGTTCGAAGAAGCGATTGATTTCATCCAGAAGGAATCGGAACAACCATTTTTCGCTTACATCCCCACCAACGCGATGCACAGCCCGTACTTGGTTGCCGATCGTTATTCCGATCCGTTCAAGCGGCAAGGTATCGAACCCCAACGAGCCGCCTTCTATGGAATGATTCAAAACTTTGACGAGAACCTTGGCCGACTCCTGAAGAGGCTCGACCAAGACAACCTGCGTGACAACACGATGCTGATTTTCATGAGCGACAATGGCACAGCGCAAGGAGCCAGCGAACAAAATCGCAAGGTCGGATTCAACGCGGGCATGCGAGGCAAGAAGGGCTCAGTCTACGAAGGAGGTCACCGTGTTCCCTGTTTCGCAAGCTGGCCGGCGAAGTGGGATGGCAATCGTCCAGTCGACCAATTGACTTGTCATCGCGATTGGTTGCCGACCCTGATCGAGCTTTGTGATTTGAAGCGACCAGCCGACGTGACTTTCGACGGGCGTTCGATGGCGGGACTGCTCAGTCATTCCTCGCAGCAGTGGCCTGAACGAACCCTGGTCATTGAACGCCAACCGGACAACGTCGTCTCGGCAACGAAGACGCAGGGCAGGGCACAACCGCCGTTTGTCGTGCTGACAGACCGCTGGCGATTGGTCCGCGACGAACTGTACGACATCCAAAACGATCCGGGGCAGATCAAGAACATCGCCGCCGAGTATCCCGAGGTCGTGCGTGAACTGCGTGCTGAATACGACGCCTACTTTGAGGACGTTCACGGGAGCCGCAAGGACGTGATTCGATTCGTCGTCGGAAAGGACACCACGCCCATGCTGATCACCGTCCGAGACTGGCACCCGACCGAAGGCCGAGTGATTTGGAAACCGTCTCAGTTGCCGGACAGCAGTTTGCTGATCAACGGTTTCTGGGAGATCGAAGTGGCGGAAGCGGGACGATACGCAATCAAACTGCAACGTTTCCCCGGCGACGCATTGGCTCCGATCCAAGCCGACCAGGCTCGCCTTCGCGTGGGCTCGATCGAGCAAACCCGAACGCTGAAGCCGGAAGATCCATCCGTCACGTTCGAGATCGATCTTCCCGCTGGTCCGCATCGATTGCAGACCTGGTTGCGTGACGCGGCCAGCCAGAAGACTCGCGGTGCCTACTTCGTGGAATTCACCAAGGTCGGGCCGAGCGAAGCATCTTCGCGCCGATGA